GACAACCCCGTCTATATTTCGGGTCCTGAGTCAACGTGGGACAGTGCGTTTGTGTCATGCCGAATTTGTTGTCAAGTGTTTGTGTTTTTAATGTCTGTAGTTGTATTTTGACATATTGGACAGTAACTATTAGTACTTATCATGATGCCGGGGGAGAATCATTCCAGAATCGCTTCAGAAGCAACTACCGGAGTCTGTAAAAACTGCACTGTACTTCACCAGGTGAGTTGAGAAACGCTCTGGCTACTGTTGTATACTTGTTTCAAACGTGGATAAAAGATTAGTTGACTAATATTTCACCAAACTATACTGACTGACAATCCATCCTCTCTCATTGTAGAACCTAAATGAATATGTGGCAGCTCTCCTGGTTTTGAAACAGAAAAGTATTGACTCCGAGTAAGTAACTAACGTTATTAGACTTGTGTGATGAGATGATACTGTACAGGTCGCTAAaacacagctagctacacacgTACATACATACTGAGGATGGTTGGTATTCAATCAAACAGCTAACTACATACTCAGGATGTGGGGGTATTCAATCAAACAGCTAACTACATACATACTCAGGATGTGGGGGTATTCAATCAAACAGCTAACTACATACTCAGGATGGGGGGTATTCAATCAAACAGCTAACTACATACTGAGGATGGGGGTATTCAATCAAACAGCTAACTACATACTCAGGATGGGGGGGTATTCAATCAAACAGCTAACTACATACTCAGGATGGGGGGGTATTCAATCAAACAGCTAACTACTTACATACTCAGGGTGGGGGCTATTCAATCAAACAGCTAACTACTTACATACTCAGGGTGGGGGCTATTCAATCAAACAGCTAACTACATACATACTCAGGATGGGGGGTATTCAATCAAACAGCTAACTACATACTGAGGATGGGGGTATTCAATCAAACAGCTAACTACATACTCAGGATGGGGGGGTATTCAATCAAACAGCTAACTACATACTCAGGATGGGGGGGTATTCAATCAAACAGCTAACTACTTACATACTCAGGGTGGGGGCTATTCAATCAAACAGCTAACTACTTACATACTCAGGGTGGGGGCTATTCAATCAAACAGCTAACTACATACATACTCAGGATGGGGGGTATTCAATCAAACAGCTAACTACATACATACTCAGGATGGGGGGTATTCAATCAAACAGCTAACTACATACATACTCAGGATGGGGGCTATTCAATCAAACTCTGTAGTCTGGTTCCCTGGAAGTCGAAAACAAACCTGCATTGTCAGAATTCTGATTCCAGTTTTATTCCAGTTCTCAATAAACATCAGTGTGGAAACGGTACCAGACATGACGTTAAAGCTACATGCTACACATCTCACTGAGCAGTGGAAACGGTACCAGACATGACGTTAAAGCTACACATCTCACAGAGCAGTGGAAACGGTACCAGACACGACGGTAAAGCTTCATGCTACACATCTCACAGAGCAGTGGAAACGGTACCAGACACGACGGTAAAGCTACACATCTCACAGAGCAGTGGAAACGGTACCAGACACGACGGTAAAGCTACATGCTACACATCTCACAGAGCAGTGGAAACGGTACCAGACATGACGTTAAAGCTACATGCTACACATCTCACAGAACAGTGGAAACGGTACCAGACACGACGTTAAAGCTACATGCTACACATCTCACAGAGCAGTGGAAACGGTACCAGACATGACGGTAAAGCTACATGCTACACATCTCACAGAGCAGTGGAAACGGTACCAGACATGACGGTAAAGCTACATGCTACACATCTCAGAGCAGTGGAAACGGTACCAGACATGACGTTAAAGCTACATGCTACACATCTCAGAGCAGTGGAAACGGTACCAGACATGACGGTAAAGCTACATGCTACACATCTCACAGAGCAGTGGAAACGGTACCAGACATGACGGTAAAGCTACATGCTACACATCTCACAGAGCAGTGGAAACGGTACCAGACACGACGTTAAAGCTACACATCTCACAGCAGCAGTGGAAATGGTACCAGACACGACGTTAAAGCTACATGCTACACATCTCACAGAGCAGTGGAAACGGTACCAGACACGACGTTAAAGCTACATGCTACACATCTCACAGAGCAGTGGAAACGGTACCAGACACGACGTTAAAGCTACATGCTACACATCTCACAGAGCAGTGGAAATGGTACCAGACATGACGGTAAAGCTACATGCTACACATCTCACAGCAGCAGTGGAAACGGTACCAGACATGACGTTAAAGCTACATGCTACACATCTCAGAGCAGTGGAAACGGTACCAGACACGACGGTAAAGCTTCATGCTACACATCTCACAGAGCAGTGGAAACGGTACCAGACACGACGTTAAAGCTACATGCTACACATCTCACAGAGCAGTGGAAACGGTACCAGACACGACGTTAAAGCTACATGCTACACATCTCACAGAGCAGTGGAAACGGTACCAGACACGACGTTAAAGCTACATGCTACACATCTCACAGAGCAGTGGAAATGGTACCAGACATGACGGTAAAGCTACATGCTACACATCTCACAGCAGCAGTGGAAACGGTACCAGACATGACGTTAAAGCTACATGCTACACATCTCAGAGCAGTGGAAACGGTACCAGACACGACGGTAAAGCTTCATGCTACACATCTCACAGAGCAGTGGAAACGGTACCAGACATGACGGTAAAGCTTCATGCTACACATCTCACAGCAGCAGCAGAAGTGTTGTCATTGACCCGGTACCTGGTTTGACTGAATATGACCCCTAGATTCTTATCTAGACTCATCTGCTGTAGCTAGCTGTGGTTTGGAAACTGAAAATGACAATGTTAAACATATATCTAGCTCGGCCTACCATGTTTAATGTAACAGGTGGAGTGAATGACTTGTATGTTTTAGAAACAGTAGACTACTAATGTAATCTGTTTTAACTGTCTTTCAGTCACCGGCTGAGTGAATATCAAGGGAAGTGTGAAGATATCCTTTCAAAAGGCCATTCACTCTCTCCCCTTATTAGGCCTCAAGCCATTCATGCTCTTCAGTCTCTCTTCAGTCATTAATTAGGTCTCAGCCATTCATGCTCTTCAGTCTCTCTTCAGTCATTAATTAGGTCTCAGCCATTCATGCTCTTCAGTCTCTCTTCAGTCATTAATTAGGTCTCAGCCATTCATGCTCTTCATCCTCTCTTCAGTCATTAATTAGGCCTCAGCCATTCATGCTCTTCAGTCTCTCTTCAGTCATTAATTAGGTCTCAGCCATTCATGCTCTTCAGTCTCTCTTCAGTCATTAATTAGGTCTCAGCCATTCATGCTCTTCAGTCTCTCTTCAGTCATTAATTAGGTCTCAGCCATTCATGCTCTTCATCCTCTCTTCAGTCATTAATTAGGCCTCAGCCATTCATGCTCTTCAGTCTCTCTTCAGTCATTAATTAGGTCTCAGCCATTCATGCTCTTCAGTCTCTCTTCAGTCATTAATTAGGCCTCAAGCCATTCATGCTCTTCAGCCTCTCTTCAGTCATTAATTAGGCCTCAAGCCATTCATGCTCTTCAGTCTCTCTTCTGTCATTAATTAGGTCTCAGTGCCTCACTTGGAATTAACAGGAAACTGTTCTGATTGGCTGGCTCTGGTGGTGATGACCACTCCCCGTCCGACTCCGCTCCGACTCCGCTCCCCCTCCGACTCCGCTCCCCCTCCGACTCCGCTCCGACTCCGCTCCCCTTCCGACTCCGCTCCTCACCCGACTCAACTCCTCTCACTAGTGTTACAATAGAACACCATCATAACAAGAGTCTGTTTGGACTTCACTGGTTCCAGTGGGATGAGGTTAAAGGTAATTATGTATTGGACTAGCCTCGTCCGTAGTGGGAGTGACCGTTAGAATTCTATGGGAGTGACCGTTAGAATTCTATGGGAGTGACCGTTAGAATTCTATGGGAGTGACCGTTAGAATTCTATGGGAGTGACCGTTAGAATTCTATGGGAGTGACCGTTAGAATTCTATGGGAGTGACCGTTAGAATTCTATGGGAGTGACCGTTAGAATTCTATGGGAGTGACCGTTAGAATTCTATGGGAGTGACCGTTAGAATTCTATGGGAGTGACCGTTAGAATTCTATGGGAGTGACCATTAGAATTCTATGGGAGTGACCATTAGAATTCTATGGGAGTGACCATTAGAATTCTATGGGAGTGACCATTAGAATTCTATGGGAGTGACCATTAGAATTCTATGGGACCTACCTGCCACCCCCATTGGCCCAACAGCCTTatccacaaggctacctgccaccccaacagcCTTatccacaaggctacctgccaccccatcagCCTTATCCGCAAGGCTATCTGCCACCCCGATTGCACTACTGTCAGTGTTAGAAGTGGTCCTCTAGCTCAGTGGACAGAGCATAGCTCTTGCAATGCTAGGATGGTGTgttcgattcccaggaccacccgtACCTAAAATATATTaatgctttggataaaagcctcTGCTTAATTCAGTATTATGAAGTGTTTTTCCTTGACGGTTTGTTTACAGCTTCAGAGATCCCAGAGGTATGACACATCACTTCTCTAGTTCCTCTTTACTAAATGCTCTTCTTCTATGTCTTTGTAAGTATTTGACGTGCTTTGGAAACGCGTATATGGTTGTCAACATAAAGTTGTTGATTTATTTCTGTCACACAACGTTGTTCCAGGGAGACCGGTAAGCTGCGTAAACTTCTTGATGATCTGCAGTTGAAAGTAGCTTCTCTGGAAAAGCAACATGCAGAGTACGAAGCCATGCGGGCAGAGCTGGAGGCAAAGCAGGTAAGAGATGTGAAATGATCCATTCTACTCATCATGACAGTGTTGTGTCCTGGAGAGCTCTAATAGAGTTGTCCTATTGTCCTGGAGAGAGCTCTAACAGAGTTGGGTCCTGGAGAGAGCTCTAACAGAGTTGTGTTTCTGTCCTATAGAGCGCTGAGAAGTTGTCCCAGCAGCTTTTTGAGGAAGTGGAGAGACTGAAGGAgcagaacaacaacacagagactcTGTAAGACTCTTCAAGAACATTTACAGCATATTTCGTTAGGTTCTTGTTCCGCTGacatctctcttttctctctctctctctgttctccagaAAGAAGAGACTTGAGGACCAGCTGAAGATGGTAACAGGTATTGTCTCTGGTTATAATTCTACTTCCTGTAAAAACCCCTCAACCACTGATATTACCCACATTGTAATAGTCTACTACTGTCTGACGTATGTAACTCAGTCTTTCCTGTGGACGTGTTTATGACGAAGAGACAACAGAGAAGCAGTGTCTGGATAATGTCCAGTTGAGACTGGAGAAGACGGCGCTGGAGAACGACCTGCTGAAAACACAGGTAACAGTATTAATCTAACGGGAAACAATAAAATCCTCCTCGTTCTCATCCAATGTTTGTCTGCGTTGTTTCAACCCACTGAACTAAAACCATTTCAAGTATCGGGGCGTCAAAAGTTTTTTAGTATGGTGATGATTTGACGGGTGTTTACGTTCTCAGATGTCGTTGAAGACGTGTCAGAAGGTAGCAGAGGAAGTGCAGCGGTTAAAGGAGGACAACGCCAGGACATCTGTTCTGTAAGGTTTCAACCAGCGCTAATACCATCATCCACTTATTGTTTTAAGTCCTGGTGTTGGTGTACTCATGTTTCTACCTTTTTTATTTCACCAACAGGAAACACAACTTGGAAAAACAACTTGGACAGTTTCAAGGTTTCTATTACTATTATTCTTCTAGTCTGTGGGAACATAATTTACGTGACCCTAAAAAAAAACGATAATTCCTATTGTGATCTGTCACACAGCCTGACCTGCCTTTTTCTGATTGGCGATGTGCCTGGGTTGTTCTGTTTTTTTAGATTTTAAACTCAAACAAGAGCGTGACATTACCGGGCTGAAAACAGAGAAGATTCTACTGGAGAAAAACCTTCTACACCTTCAGGTTTGCAtattctccctacttccactcgcgctacaaccagcactgctgCTGCTGCAATGAAGGAGTCTTAACAGTTTTCCGATAAGCTTACGGTTGTTTTTATTAGCcgcttgtctttttttttttaatatggaGGAATATTTCACTTGCTCTGGTCATAGgattaacaacatgaattggtgcatgaggtaGTAATAATGCTGCGTGACTTGAGTttcaccatcagctggaagactttgtccccttttctcagcggagggagggagagcggagggacggtgagtcaggtgagaggctgccctcctccctcagactgaccatcagatggagGACAGCAGTCCAGTAAATAATAAAGTGTATTATTCTGATCACTCAGCTCTGCCTCAAGTAATACAACTAATTATCTATTACCAGTGCTACCAAATTACCGACAATTTTTTAAGAATAACATTGgaagggcaattcaagcatagacaacatgcagtgataatgtatacTGAGTATAGACAATATGCagggataatgtattgggcctacagCCTACtgagcatagccaatatgcagtgataatgtattgggtctACAGCCTACtgagcatagccaatatgcagtgataatgtattgggcctacagCCTACtgagcatagccaatatgcagtgataaatGTATTGGGCCTACAGTCTCCTGAGCATAGACAATATGCAGTGATAAATGTATTGGGCCTACAGTCTCCTGAGCATAgacaatatgcagtgataatgtattgggcctacagTCTCCTGAGCATAgacaatatgcagtgataatgtattgggcctacagCCTACtgagcatagccaatatgcagtgataaatGTATTGGGCCTACAGCCTACtgagcatagccaatatgcagtgataaatGTATTGGGCCTACAGTCTCCTGAGCATAgacaatatgcagtgataatgtattgggcctacagCCTACTGAGCATAGTCAATATTcagttacagtggcttgcgaaagtgttcaccccccccttggcatttttcctattttgttgccttaaaacctggaattaaaatagtttttttggggggggttgtatcatttgatttaaacaacatgcctaccactttgaagatgcaaaatatttttaattgtgaaacaaacaagaaataagactattttgtgtatgtccattacatgaaatcaaaatagaaaatcaatttaaattacaagttgcaatgcaacaaaataggaaaaaccccAAGGGGATGAATCCTTTTGCAAGGCGCTgtataatgtattgggcctatagccgaCTGCTCAAacctcagaaaaggttggtgaccgctGTTGTAGAGTGTTTGAGACTGTCTGATTGGCTGTAGTATTAACTGTAATGTGTTTTGAAACAGTCTGATTGGACCCTCTTTCTATTCCAGGAACGACTAGAGAAACTGGAGACGGAGAAGAATAAAGGTAACCctgctggtagtagtagtagcagtagcagtagtagtagcagtagtagtagcagtagtagtagtagtagtagtagtagcagcagtagtagtagtagcagcagtagtagtagtagcagtagtagtagtagtagcagcagtagtagtagcagcagcagtagtagtagtagcagcagtagtagtagcagcagtagtagtagcagcagtagtagtagcagcagcagtagtagtagcagcagcagtagtagtagcagcagtagtagtagcagcagtagtagcagcagcagtagtagcagcagtagtagtagcagcagtagtagtagcagcagtagtagtagcagcagtagtagtagtagcagtagcagtagtagcagtagtagtagcagcagtagtagcagcagtagtagtagcagcagtagcagcagtagtagtagtagtagtagcagtagcagtagtagtaatatcaCAGTGTTTGTTAATTAAGTCCAATCATGTCTTTGTTTAGTATTAAAGAGCACATCAACTCAAGCAACGGCACCTGAAGAAACAAAGGTGGATAGAGGTATGTTTTTACTGCACTATAACCCAAGTTAATACCCCACACTAGTACCTTTGtggcggcaggttgcctagtggttagagcgttgggccagtaacccaaaggttgctaaattgaatccctgagctgacaaggtaaaaatctgtcgttctgcccctgaacaaggctgttccccggtaggccgtcattgaaaataagaattagttcttaactgactttcctggtTAAATGTAGTACATACAGTCGTCACGGTGTTGATACGGCGGGGTGTAGTACCTACAGTCGTCACGGTGTTGATACGGCGGGGTGTAGTGCCTACAGTCGTCACGGTGTTGATACGGTGGGGTGTAGTGCCTACAGTCGTCACGGTGTTGATACGGTGGGGTGTAGTGCCTACAGTCGTCACGGTGTTGATACGGTGGGGTGTAGTGCCTACAGTCGTCACGGTGTTGATACGGTGGGGTGTAGTACCTACAGTCGTCACGGTGTTGATACGGTGGGGTGTAGTACCTACAGTCGTCACGGTGTTGATACGGTGGGGTGTAGTGCCTAGTTGTCACGGTATTGATACGGTGGTGTGTAGTGCCTACAGTTGTCACGGTGTTGATACGGTGGGGTGTAGTGCCTACAGTCGTCACGGTGTTGATACGGTGGGGTGTAGTGCCTACAGTCGTCACGGTGTTGATACGGTGGGGTGTAGTGCCTATTCGTCACGGTGTTGATACGGTGGGGTGTAGTGCCTACAGTCGTCACGGTGTTGATACGGTGGGGTGTAGTGCCTATTCGTCACGGTGTTGATACGGTGGGGTGTAGTACCTACAGTCGTCACGGTGTTGATACGGCGGGTTGTAGTGCCTACAGTCGTCACGGTGTTGATACGGTGGGGTGTAGTGCCTACAGTCGTCACGGTGTTGATACGGTGGGGTGTAGTACCTACAGTCGTCACGGTGTTGATACGGTGGGGTGTAGTACCTACAGTCGTCACGGTGTTGATACGGTGGGGTGTAGTACCTACAGTCGTCACAGTGTTGATACGGTGGGGTGTAGTACCTACAGTCGTCACGGTGTTGATACGGTGGGGTGTAGTGCCTAGTCGTCACGGTTTTGATATGGTGTTGTGTTTTACAGAGAAGGTCCAGAAGCTGCTGGAGGATCTGTGGGTGTGTGTAGCTCCTCCCTCATCACACCTCCCTGGTATGTATTCAGGACGCATTGTAATGATGTCATATGATTTAATGGACCTCCCCTTGTTACAACAGACCAGaactatatctctctctgtgtctctctctctctctgtgtctctctctctgtctctgtctctctctcactcacagccAGGAGGAAACAGCAGTTAAAGGAGCAGCTACAGGACAGCAGCATAGTTGAACCCCACAGACCTGACAGTGACCCGCCAGGCCCCGGACCCAGCAGGAACGGTGACCCGCCAGGCCCCGGACCCAGCAGGAACGGTGACCCGCCAGGCCCCGGACCCAGCAGGAACGGTGACCCGCCAGGCCCCGGACCCAGCAGGAACGGTGACCCGCCAGGCCCCGGACCCAGCAGGAACGGTGACCCGCCAGGCCCCGGACCCAGCAGGAACGGTGACCCGCCAGGCCATAAACATAGTAGATCAGTTGAGGAGATCCTGGACTGGTTCAAGCCGCtgcctcctgtcctctcccccttACCCTGCTCCTCAGCTCAGGAGAGGTTGGATGATGTCTTGGAGTCAGGAGAGACCAGATCTACTCTAGAGAACAGAAGTCACTCTGTCTACACTACAGGACCAGCCAATCAGACAGCAGGACAGCAACCTGGACCAGCCAGTCAGATGGCCCTTGTGTTGGCAGGACAACAACCTGCAGACTCCTCAGTGGAACTACCATCAGACAGAATTCATTCTACTCTGAGAGAAAGCCCCGTCTCAGACAACACTAATTCTACTCTGAGAGAAAGCCCTGATCTGGCCACGGGGAtgtcaggagagaaagagaggaacggtctgtctgtctgtgaacagGAAGACATGCAGGTAGAACCAGCTGCTAAAACCATCCAATCCCCATCAGGAGAGACTCAAACCTCCTCTATTGATCTACCTTCCTTTACCAAAACCACAGAGTGTCTCCCAAGCTCAGCGGATCCTCCAGGCAACACCTCTGTCCGTACCGGCACCGTTCAGACCTCACTCACCCAGACACAAGGAGAACAAGTGCAGGACTCCTCACCAGACATGACAGAAATGGATGTTGAGACTAACCCATGTTATAAAGGATGTGTCTTGGAGGGTCAGAGCATCGACCATGGGGACTCGGACAAAGTAGAAGGAATTAAAGATCAGACAGGAGAGGCCAGCGTGTCTCAAACTCCCACCACTAAACAGCTGGAACCCAGTCCTCTGGTTGAATGTTCTGCTGAGACACTGACTGGTCCAGATCAACTGAGTGAATGGGCTCCTAACACTCAATGTAACACAACTGATCATAAAGCAGCTCCTCGAGCAGGTCCCCGTAAACAAGACGAGTTGTTTACAGGCCAGGAATCAGATAAAGACCAAGAAGGGGGTTTCTCTTGGAAACCGGTTTGTGATGTACTGGTCTCCCCCAGTCGTCCGACAGAAGGACTGGTCTCCCCCAGTCGTCCGACAGAAGGACTGGTCTCGCCCAGTCGTCCTACAGAAGGACTGGTAGATGTAGGTATAGTATCAACAGTCATTACGGTCCATTCCTCTGGGGCAGAGGAATCATCATCATTTGAACAGAAGTCTATGCCAAAATCTGGTGTCCACATCTCTCCTGCCAGTTTAATGAGCTCTGTAAAGAGTGTAGAGAAGTGTACTACGATATCTGAACTCCATGAAGACATCCAGGCAACAAAACCCAATGCTCAGAGTAGCACAAACCATACAGTATGCAAGAGGTTACATAGTCCCATATGTCTTTCCCCTGTGGTGAACGTGAAGCTCCTGAGATCTGGTACACAACCGAAGAGGATGAATGGAAAGAAAGATGCTGAAGACCCAGGTTCAGATGTTAGGAGTCCACCGTCTCCTACAGAGTTAAAGAGTGAGGAGCCTTTGAACAACGGGATGCTGAAAGATTGTGATCGCTCGGTTCATGTTCTACAACACCAGAATATGAAAGCTAACCGTAAGCATCCTACAACCACCGACTGCATCTCTGAGTCAAGGTCGGAGTCCCAGCTGACAGATGAAGGGTCTGAGAAACTACATGGAAATGCCCAGACTGAGATGATCAGTACTAGAAGTGGGTGTGTCAGGAAGAGTCTTGTTAGATCAAACGCAGTCCAAACAAGCTCAGGGAAAGACGGCGTGGCTCCCAGGGACGGCCAGCAAACGGCCACCCTTTCATGTAAAGTTATTATTGAAAGACTCAGCCCTGACATGAGGGAAGGGATCAGGCCAGCAGCCTTGCCTGTGGGCCACTCCCCAGAACCCACAGCAGCCTTGTCTGTGGGCCACTCCCCAGAACCCACAGCAGCCTTGCCTGTGGGCCACTCCCCAGAACCTACAGGGAAAATTCCTATTGGGAAGGTTCGCTTTGAAATGGGTCCCCCACTACCTCCTCTTCTGATGCCTCTCACTGTAACTCCTCCGAGACCGGTAAAACCTGCTAATCCAAGACAGGTGATTGGTAAACTGTCCTTTCCCTCACCAATGGAAGGACCTGTTTCCCCTCTGGGTTCCCAAACAGCACCTGATGATCAGATGTTGAGCTCCCCGTCTCAAACCGCTCCTTCCTCACCACTACAGTTTGGTTCAGCCACTCCTAAACACGCCCTTCCTGTTCCAGGGAGACTTCCTGCCTTCagcccttcctcttcctccactaGTCCCGCCCAGGAGAACTCCATGAGGATTCTAGACAGCATGTATCCAGAACTGTCTGCCCGTGCCTGGACTCTCGGTATCCTCCGAGGAAACATCTGTATGTCTGCTGCTGAAACGGGGACTACACCCTCCAGCTCTGTCAGTCAGATATCTGGCTTCAAAACCATCAACTCCTCGTCCACGGCTTTCACCAAAACAGAACAAAGAGGGAAGCGAAGTGGAGTCAACATGCTTCTACCAAAGAGTGCCAAAAGGCTGAGGCTGGATAACTGCTCCCCCGGCCCTGCTGGGGCGACGGCCGGCCCTGCTGCTAAGGGGATATCCTCCACGACATCAGCCAGTCCCGACCCACTACTCAGGACACCTCAACATGGGAGTTCTTCACAGCCTACAGAGAAGGAGAAACTGGTTGGGAAACCAGCAGGCGAAGCCTCCATATCCCAGGCCTTAGAGAAGATAGAAGCCCAGTGTTTTGACCTGTTGCCTGTCATCAAGAGTCACCTGTTTGTTGGGAATCTGTCTAGGAAGCCTGTGTTACGGGATGAGGAGAAGAAGGTCCTCTCTGAGTTCTCAAACAATCAGGTTAGTCACGTACAGCTTTGCCTAGTAGTCTACGTAGAATCAGATTAGTCACGTACAGCTTTGCCTAGTAGTCTACGTAGAATCAGGTTAGTCACGTACAGCTTTGCCTAGTTGTCTACGTAGAATCAGGTTAGTCACGTACAGCTTTGCCTAGTAGTCTACGTAGAATCAGGTTAGTCACGTACAGCTTTGCCTAGTTGTCTACGTAGAATCAGGTTAGTCACGTACAGCTTTGCCTAGTAGTCTACGTAGAATCAGGTTAGTCACGTACAGCTTTGCCTAGTTGTCTACGTAGCATATTTGCCTTAGTATCTTTTAAAGGCATGCTTCTGGACTTTGGCaacgaggccctttatctactcccccagagtcagatgaactcgtggataccatttttatgtctccgtGCAGTTTGAACGTAGTTGCTAACTAGCCCTagcacaattgctaactagcgttagcacaatgactagaagtctatggtatctgctAGCAGAGATcataaagtatccctttaattggTAGACGTGAACACCTCTTACATGGTTGTCCTGTGAATCCTTGGTACATGGCTGTCCTGTGAATCCTTGGTACATGGCTGTCCTGTGAATCCTTGGTACATGGCTGTCCTGTGAATCCTTGGTACATGGCTGTCCTGTGAATCCTTGGTACATGGCTGTCCTGTGAATCCTTGGTACATGGCTGTCCTGTGAATCCTTGGTACATGGTTGTCCTGTGACTTGTCAGCCTCTGGCAGATGATCTGATGTCGGTGATGCTGACTAAGCTGAAGACTGAGAGGACTGAGCTGCCTGGGACTCACCTCCAGGCTCTGGTCAGAGTCTACACTGCTCTGTGCCGACAAAGGAGGGACTGGGACAGAGCACACATCCTGGCCTACAGCATCCTTAGAGAAGGTAACACATCCTGGCCTACAGCATCCTTAGAGAAGGTAACACATCCTGGCCTACAGCATCCTTAGAGAAGGTAACACATCCTGGCCTACAGCATCCTTAGAGAAGGTAACACATCCTGGCCTACAGCATCCTTAGAGAAGGTAACACATCCTGGCCTACAGCATCCTTAGAGAAGGTAACACATCCTGGCCTACAGCATCCTTAGAGAAGGTAACACATCCTGGCCTAGATCCTTAGAGAAGGTAACACATCCTGGCCTACAGCGTCCTTAGAGAAGGTAACACATCCTGGCCTACAGCATCCTTAGAGAAGGTAACACATCCTGGCCTACAGCATCCTTAGAGAAGGTAACACATCCTGGCCTACAGCATCCTTAGAGAAGGTAACACATCCTGGCCTACGGCGTCCTTAGAGAAGGTAACACATCCTGGCCTATGGCGTCCTTAGAGAAGGTAACACATC
The sequence above is a segment of the Salmo trutta unplaced genomic scaffold, fSalTru1.1, whole genome shotgun sequence genome. Coding sequences within it:
- the LOC115183955 gene encoding little elongation complex subunit 1-like isoform X4 is translated as MSLETGKLRKLLDDLQLKVASLEKQHAEYEAMRAELEAKQSAEKLSQQLFEEVERLKEQNNNTETLKKRLEDQLKMVTETTEKQCLDNVQLRLEKTALENDLLKTQMSLKTCQKVAEEVQRLKEDNARTSVLKHNLEKQLGQFQDFKLKQERDITGLKTEKILLEKNLLHLQERLEKLETEKNKVLKSTSTQATAPEETKVDREKVQKLLEDLWVCVAPPSSHLPARRKQQLKEQLQDSSIVEPHRPDSDPPGPGPSRNGDPPGPGPSRNGDPPGPGPSRNGDPPGPGPSRNGDPPGPGPSRNGDPPGPGPSRNGDPPGHKHSRSVEEILDWFKPLPPVLSPLPCSSAQERLDDVLESGETRSTLENRSHSVYTTGPANQTAGQQPGPASQMALVLAGQQPADSSVELPSDRIHSTLRESPVSDNTNSTLRESPDLATGMSGEKERNGLSVCEQEDMQVEPAAKTIQSPSGETQTSSIDLPSFTKTTECLPSSADPPGNTSVRTGTVQTSLTQTQGEQVQDSSPDMTEMDVETNPCYKGCVLEGQSIDHGDSDKVEGIKDQTGEASVSQTPTTKQLEPSPLVECSAETLTGPDQLSEWAPNTQCNTTDHKAAPRAGPRKQDELFTGQESDKDQEGGFSWKPVCDVLVSPSRPTEGLVSPSRPTEGLVSPSRPTEGLVDVGIVSTVITVHSSGAEESSSFEQKSMPKSGVHISPASLMSSVKSVEKCTTISELHEDIQATKPNAQSSTNHTVCKRLHSPICLSPVVNVKLLRSGTQPKRMNGKKDAEDPGSDVRSPPSPTELKSEEPLNNGMLKDCDRSVHVLQHQNMKANRKHPTTTDCISESRSESQLTDEGSEKLHGNAQTEMISTRSGCVRKSLVRSNAVQTSSGKDGVAPRDGQQTATLSCKVIIERLSPDMREGIRPAALPVGHSPEPTAALSVGHSPEPTAALPVGHSPEPTGKIPIGKVRFEMGPPLPPLLMPLTVTPPRPVKPANPRQVIGKLSFPSPMEGPVSPLGSQTAPDDQMLSSPSQTAPSSPLQFGSATPKHALPVPGRLPAFSPSSSSTSPAQENSMRILDSMYPELSARAWTLGILRGNICMSAAETGTTPSSSVSQISGFKTINSSSTAFTKTEQRGKRSGVNMLLPKSAKRLRLDNCSPGPAGATAGPAAKGISSTTSASPDPLLRTPQHGSSSQPTEKEKLVGKPAGEASISQALEKIEAQCFDLLPVIKSHLFVGNLSRKPVLRDEEKKVLSEFSNNQPLADDLMSVMLTKLKTERTELPGTHLQALVRVYTALCRQRRDWDRAHILAYSILREDFPESAKLVLFMVTTWPNVFSCRTVVCQAIHTVTKVKAQGEVLHCLTAYLGWEKSPPSDVDQLVSRTLTSVRDAAEMTFQKHPRQGEDLNPVAWQRVFTLELLCSHTHWKWTHDNLLSKELWPVMNSWVTQPRSRHTPIQDVTVAAILRLIGRLGQLGIKEGCGWSVKNIARVINTFARHGQSEGVPWEVQLAAVYTVYDLSPSNPKEALAALASWRGETTQPVPPAVTSCITQIASLCRHSNP